The Pseudomonas sp. FP2309 genome has a window encoding:
- a CDS encoding DUF2066 domain-containing protein, translating into MRLCNVFFVGCLSLVSLASHAETLNGLYQVLEPVSSQSPQERDQATQRAVQTMVIRLTGDAKAADGPGLAAIRKDPQQIITQYGYDAGPPESLQVDFDPVSTDRALRDAGLSIWGSNRPSILGWWLNDSTEGSSLVGDGQAVAQALRRAAQHRGLPLRLPLGDLDEQVVATAPNLESADATPLRAASERYGADALLAVHARQEGSQWQAKWRLWLGDKSEQGTAQGADTGAVADAVMLAVSQKLAPRFAVKPGVSTEQLLEVQGMTLERYAALGHLLEPFGGQPLRVDGNRIVYRVNGSADQLRSQLSLAKLQEIPAGEAQAAQPVVEGAQPAAAPEPQAQLRFRW; encoded by the coding sequence ATGCGTCTGTGTAATGTGTTTTTTGTGGGCTGCTTGTCATTGGTCAGCCTGGCGAGTCATGCCGAAACCCTCAATGGCCTGTATCAAGTACTTGAACCGGTCAGCAGCCAGTCGCCGCAAGAGCGCGACCAGGCGACCCAGCGCGCCGTGCAGACGATGGTGATCCGCCTGACCGGCGACGCCAAGGCCGCCGACGGCCCCGGTCTGGCGGCGATTCGCAAGGACCCGCAGCAAATCATCACCCAATACGGCTACGACGCCGGCCCGCCCGAGAGCCTGCAAGTGGACTTCGACCCGGTCAGCACCGACCGCGCCCTGCGTGACGCCGGGCTGTCGATCTGGGGCAGCAATCGGCCGTCGATTCTTGGCTGGTGGCTGAACGATTCCACGGAAGGCAGCAGCCTCGTAGGCGATGGTCAGGCCGTCGCCCAGGCCCTGCGCCGCGCCGCCCAGCACCGTGGCCTGCCGTTGCGCCTGCCCCTGGGCGACCTTGATGAGCAGGTGGTCGCCACGGCGCCGAACCTGGAGAGTGCCGACGCCACCCCATTGCGCGCCGCGTCCGAACGCTACGGCGCCGATGCGTTGCTGGCTGTACACGCGCGCCAGGAAGGCAGCCAATGGCAAGCCAAATGGCGGCTGTGGCTGGGCGACAAGAGCGAGCAGGGCACCGCCCAGGGTGCGGATACCGGCGCGGTGGCCGATGCGGTGATGCTGGCGGTCAGCCAAAAGCTGGCGCCGCGTTTTGCTGTCAAGCCGGGCGTGAGCACCGAGCAATTGCTGGAAGTGCAGGGGATGACTCTGGAGCGCTATGCGGCGCTGGGTCATTTGCTGGAGCCGTTTGGGGGCCAGCCGCTGCGGGTGGATGGCAATCGCATTGTGTATCGCGTCAACGGCAGTGCCGATCAGTTGCGCAGCCAATTGAGCCTGGCGAAGTTGCAGGAGATCCCGGCCGGTGAGGCACAGGCTGCGCAGCCGGTCGTTGAAGGCGCGCAACCGGCCGCTGCACCCGAACCACAGGCGCAACTGCGTTTTCGTTGGTAA
- a CDS encoding DUF3108 domain-containing protein → MRRALLFAFALFALPAVQAADLHPFSASYTADWKQLPMSGSAERSLTKNGDGTWTLNFKASMMIASLTETSVILFDKDTLQPKSYTFERGGLGKAKKINLDFDQSAKKVTGFENKDAVNVPLQSGMLDKSTYQLALQRDVAAGKKSMSYNVVEGTDVDTYDFRVIGPEKVQTKVGSIDAIKVERVRDPTQSKRITQMWFAKDQGGILVALRQVETDGKEYNIMLQDGTVDGKAVKGN, encoded by the coding sequence ATGCGTCGCGCCTTGCTCTTCGCTTTTGCTCTGTTTGCCTTGCCTGCGGTGCAAGCGGCGGACCTTCACCCCTTCTCCGCCAGCTACACCGCCGACTGGAAACAGTTGCCCATGAGTGGTTCGGCTGAGCGCAGCCTGACCAAGAACGGCGACGGCACCTGGACCTTGAATTTCAAGGCCTCCATGATGATCGCCAGCCTGACCGAAACCAGCGTGATCCTGTTTGACAAGGACACCCTGCAACCCAAGAGCTATACCTTCGAACGCGGTGGCCTGGGCAAGGCCAAGAAGATCAACCTGGACTTCGACCAGAGCGCCAAGAAAGTCACCGGGTTTGAGAACAAAGACGCGGTCAACGTGCCCCTGCAAAGCGGCATGCTCGACAAGTCAACCTACCAATTGGCGCTGCAGCGCGATGTGGCGGCAGGCAAGAAGAGCATGAGCTACAACGTGGTTGAAGGCACTGACGTCGACACCTACGATTTCCGCGTGATTGGCCCTGAGAAAGTGCAGACCAAGGTCGGCTCCATCGATGCAATCAAGGTCGAGCGCGTGCGTGACCCGACCCAAAGCAAGCGCATCACCCAGATGTGGTTTGCCAAGGATCAGGGCGGCATCCTGGTCGCCCTGCGTCAGGTAGAAACCGACGGCAAGGAATACAACATCATGCTGCAGGACGGTACCGTTGACGGCAAGGCTGTCAAAGGCAACTAA
- a CDS encoding C40 family peptidase produces MLNRFAPLVPLALVTLLFGCASHPQQVAEQQKPQVQNQAKFVAAQSASVYEEELATEKELADFSGSKPYQLPVLADSILERGMSLIGTRYRFGGTSEAGFDCSGFIGYLFREEAGMNLPRSTREMINVKAPLVARNNLKPGDLLFFSTAGRGRVSHAGIYLGDNQFIHSSSRRSGGVRVDNLGDSYWSKTFIEAKRALAMAPTTVTASK; encoded by the coding sequence ATGCTAAATCGCTTCGCACCCCTCGTGCCTCTCGCACTCGTTACCCTGTTGTTTGGCTGCGCCTCCCACCCTCAACAGGTGGCGGAACAGCAAAAACCACAGGTTCAAAATCAGGCAAAATTCGTTGCTGCACAGTCTGCTTCTGTTTACGAAGAAGAGTTGGCAACGGAAAAAGAGCTGGCCGATTTTTCCGGCAGCAAGCCTTACCAGCTTCCAGTGCTGGCCGACAGCATTCTCGAACGCGGCATGTCCCTGATCGGTACCCGTTACCGTTTCGGTGGTACCTCGGAAGCCGGTTTCGATTGCAGCGGTTTCATCGGTTATCTGTTTCGTGAAGAGGCTGGCATGAACCTGCCACGCTCGACGCGCGAAATGATCAACGTGAAAGCACCGTTGGTCGCACGCAACAACCTCAAGCCCGGTGATCTGCTTTTCTTCAGTACGGCAGGTCGCGGTCGTGTCAGTCACGCCGGCATCTACCTGGGTGACAACCAGTTTATCCACTCCAGCAGCCGTCGCAGTGGCGGTGTTCGAGTCGACAACCTGGGGGACAGCTACTGGAGCAAAACCTTTATCGAAGCCAAGCGCGCACTCGCCATGGCCCCGACAACGGTTACCGCCAGTAAGTAA
- the purM gene encoding phosphoribosylformylglycinamidine cyclo-ligase — MSKQPSLSYKDAGVDIDAGEALVERIKSVAKRTARPEVMGGLGGFGALCEIPAGYKQPVLVSGTDGVGTKLRLALNLNKHDSIGIDLVAMCVNDLVVCGAEPLFFLDYYATGKLNVETATQVVTGIGAGCELSGCSLVGGETAEMPGMYEGEDYDLAGFCVGVVEKAEIIDGSKVAAGDALLALPSSGPHSNGYSLIRKIIEVSGADIENIQLDGKPLTDLLMAPTRIYVKPLLKLIKDTGAVKAMAHITGGGLLDNIPRVLPKGAQAIVDVASWQRPAVFDWLQEKGNVNETEMHRVLNCGVGMVICVAQEHVDTALNVLREAGEQPWVIGQIATAAEGAAQVELKNLKAH, encoded by the coding sequence ATGAGCAAGCAACCCTCCCTGAGCTACAAGGACGCCGGTGTAGACATCGACGCCGGTGAAGCATTGGTCGAACGCATCAAGAGCGTCGCCAAGCGCACTGCGCGCCCCGAAGTCATGGGCGGCCTGGGCGGTTTTGGCGCCCTCTGCGAAATCCCGGCCGGCTACAAACAGCCGGTATTGGTCTCCGGCACCGACGGCGTGGGGACCAAGCTGCGCCTGGCCTTGAACCTGAACAAACACGACAGCATCGGCATCGACCTGGTGGCCATGTGCGTCAACGACCTGGTGGTGTGCGGCGCCGAGCCGTTGTTCTTCCTGGACTACTACGCCACCGGCAAGCTCAACGTCGAAACCGCTACCCAGGTAGTGACCGGCATTGGCGCCGGTTGCGAACTGTCGGGTTGCTCGCTGGTAGGCGGCGAAACCGCTGAAATGCCTGGCATGTACGAAGGTGAAGACTATGACCTGGCCGGTTTCTGCGTCGGTGTTGTAGAGAAAGCCGAGATCATCGACGGTTCCAAAGTGGCCGCCGGTGACGCCCTGCTCGCCCTGCCATCGTCCGGCCCGCACTCCAATGGCTACTCGCTGATCCGCAAGATCATCGAAGTGTCCGGTGCCGACATCGAAAACATCCAGCTCGACGGCAAGCCACTGACCGACCTGCTGATGGCTCCGACCCGCATCTACGTCAAGCCCCTGCTCAAGCTGATCAAGGACACCGGTGCCGTCAAAGCCATGGCCCACATCACCGGCGGCGGCCTGCTGGACAACATCCCGCGCGTACTGCCAAAAGGCGCCCAGGCGATTGTCGACGTGGCCAGCTGGCAGCGTCCTGCCGTGTTCGACTGGCTGCAAGAGAAAGGCAACGTCAACGAAACCGAGATGCACCGCGTACTCAACTGCGGCGTGGGCATGGTCATCTGCGTGGCGCAAGAGCACGTAGACACCGCGCTGAACGTCCTGCGTGAAGCTGGCGAGCAGCCTTGGGTCATCGGTCAGATCGCCACCGCCGCTGAAGGCGCTGCGCAGGTTGAACTGAAGAACCTCAAGGCTCACTGA
- the purN gene encoding phosphoribosylglycinamide formyltransferase, with product MSQTCDVVVLLSGTGSNLQALIDSTRTGDSPVRIAAVISNRSDAYGLQRASDAGIETRSLDHKAFDGREAFDAALVELIDAFNPKLVVLAGFMRILSADFVRHYEGRLLNIHPSLLPKYKGMHTHQRAIEAGDSEHGCSVHFVTEELDGGPLVVQAVVPVQSDDSAQTLAQRVHTQEHRIYPLAVRWFAEGRLILGDQGALLDGQLLAASGHLIRT from the coding sequence ATGTCCCAGACCTGTGATGTCGTGGTGCTGCTCTCCGGCACCGGCAGTAACTTGCAGGCCCTGATCGACAGCACGCGCACCGGCGACAGCCCGGTGCGTATCGCTGCGGTGATCTCCAACCGCAGCGACGCCTACGGCCTGCAACGTGCCAGCGATGCGGGTATCGAAACCCGCTCACTGGATCACAAGGCGTTCGACGGCCGCGAAGCCTTCGATGCCGCCTTGGTCGAACTGATCGACGCGTTCAACCCCAAACTCGTGGTATTGGCCGGCTTCATGCGCATCCTCAGCGCTGATTTCGTGCGGCATTACGAAGGGCGCCTGCTCAATATCCACCCGTCCCTGCTGCCCAAATACAAGGGCATGCACACCCACCAGCGCGCGATTGAAGCCGGTGACAGCGAGCATGGTTGCAGCGTGCACTTTGTCACCGAGGAACTCGATGGCGGGCCTCTGGTCGTACAGGCAGTGGTTCCGGTACAGTCTGACGACTCGGCGCAGACGCTTGCGCAACGGGTGCATACCCAGGAACACAGGATTTACCCGCTGGCCGTACGCTGGTTTGCCGAGGGGCGGTTGATTCTTGGTGATCAGGGTGCATTATTGGACGGTCAGTTACTCGCGGCCAGCGGCCACTTGATTCGAACCTAG
- the mazG gene encoding nucleoside triphosphate pyrophosphohydrolase produces MYSLEDLLHLMNRLRDPQYGCPWDIKQTYASIVPHTLEEAYEVADAIERGDFDHLQGELGDLLFQVVYYSQLAREEGRFEFAGVIDSITRKLIRRHPHVFPTGDLYAPLDIPQLSEEQVKQRWEQIKAEERAEKSDAPEQLSLLDDVPGALPSLSRAAKLQKRASQVGFDWPSALPVVDNVREELGEVLEAMADNDALAIADEVGDLLFAAVNLARHLKVDPETALRGANAKFERRFRFIEQALRDTQRPMEDCTLEELDALWGEAKRQEKNVSSCG; encoded by the coding sequence ATGTATTCGCTTGAAGACCTGCTGCACCTGATGAACCGCCTGCGGGACCCGCAATACGGGTGCCCGTGGGACATCAAGCAAACCTACGCCAGCATCGTGCCGCACACCCTGGAAGAAGCCTATGAAGTGGCGGATGCCATTGAGCGTGGCGACTTCGATCACCTGCAAGGTGAACTGGGCGATCTGTTGTTCCAGGTGGTGTATTACAGCCAGTTGGCGCGTGAAGAAGGGCGCTTTGAGTTTGCCGGGGTGATCGACAGCATCACCCGCAAGTTGATCCGTCGTCATCCGCACGTATTCCCCACCGGCGATCTGTATGCACCGCTGGATATCCCGCAACTGAGCGAAGAACAGGTCAAGCAGCGCTGGGAGCAGATCAAGGCCGAGGAGCGCGCAGAAAAGTCCGACGCTCCGGAGCAGCTTTCCCTGCTCGACGATGTGCCAGGCGCCTTGCCGTCTTTGTCCCGTGCCGCCAAATTGCAAAAGCGCGCCAGTCAGGTCGGTTTCGACTGGCCCTCGGCGTTGCCGGTGGTGGATAACGTGCGCGAAGAGTTGGGTGAAGTACTCGAAGCCATGGCCGATAACGATGCGCTGGCTATTGCCGATGAGGTGGGTGACCTGCTGTTTGCGGCGGTCAACCTCGCTCGTCACCTCAAGGTCGACCCGGAAACAGCGCTGCGCGGCGCCAATGCCAAGTTCGAACGACGTTTCCGATTTATCGAACAGGCATTGCGCGACACCCAGCGTCCCATGGAAGATTGCACCCTCGAAGAGTTGGACGCCCTGTGGGGCGAAGCCAAACGTCAGGAAAAGAACGTGTCCAGCTGCGGTTGA
- a CDS encoding AI-2E family transporter has protein sequence MADTRRWVWLGGIVLLCVFVFLLHSILTPFLVALLLAYLFDPVVDRLEKAGLSRTLGVVAVFALFTLIITVLVLVLVPMLAKQLFRLYELAPQMLDWLQHTAMPWVQAKLGLSDGFWRFDKVKAAISEHMGQTTDIVGVILSQATASSLALIGWLTNLVLIPVVAFYLLRDWDVMMAKIRSLLPRNREERIVSLAGECHEVLGAFVRGQLLVMLALGIIYAAGLMAIGLELGLLIGLIAGLAAIVPYMGFVIGIGAALVAGLFQFGGDLYPMLGIVAVFMVGQALEGMVLTPLLVGDRIGLHPVAVIFAILAGGELFGFTGILLALPVAAVIMVLVRHVHDLYKDSEAYTGVEDPEL, from the coding sequence ATGGCGGATACGCGTCGTTGGGTGTGGCTTGGCGGGATCGTCCTGCTGTGCGTTTTTGTGTTCTTGCTGCATTCGATCCTGACGCCGTTCCTGGTTGCGCTGCTGCTCGCCTATCTGTTCGATCCCGTGGTGGATCGCCTGGAGAAAGCCGGCTTGTCGCGGACCCTGGGCGTGGTCGCGGTGTTCGCACTGTTCACCTTGATCATCACTGTCTTGGTGCTGGTGTTGGTGCCGATGCTGGCCAAGCAACTGTTTCGCCTCTATGAGCTGGCGCCGCAGATGCTCGACTGGCTGCAACACACGGCGATGCCGTGGGTCCAGGCCAAACTGGGGCTGTCGGATGGTTTCTGGAGGTTCGACAAGGTCAAGGCGGCGATCAGCGAGCACATGGGCCAGACCACCGATATCGTCGGTGTGATCCTCAGCCAGGCCACGGCGTCCAGCCTGGCGCTGATCGGTTGGTTGACCAATCTGGTGCTGATCCCGGTGGTGGCGTTCTACCTGCTGCGTGACTGGGACGTGATGATGGCCAAGATCCGCAGCCTGCTGCCGCGTAACCGCGAGGAGCGCATCGTGTCCCTGGCAGGGGAGTGCCATGAAGTGCTCGGGGCATTCGTGCGCGGTCAATTGCTGGTGATGCTGGCCCTGGGGATCATCTACGCCGCCGGCTTGATGGCGATTGGCCTGGAGCTGGGGCTGTTGATCGGCCTGATCGCCGGTCTGGCGGCCATCGTGCCGTACATGGGCTTTGTGATCGGCATTGGCGCGGCACTGGTGGCCGGGTTGTTCCAGTTTGGCGGCGACCTGTATCCGATGCTCGGTATTGTCGCGGTGTTCATGGTCGGCCAGGCATTGGAGGGCATGGTGCTCACGCCATTGCTGGTGGGCGATCGAATCGGTCTGCACCCGGTGGCGGTGATCTTTGCGATTCTGGCCGGTGGCGAGTTGTTTGGCTTTACCGGGATCCTGCTGGCATTGCCGGTGGCGGCGGTGATCATGGTGCTGGTGCGCCATGTGCACGATTTGTACAAGGATTCCGAGGCATACACGGGCGTCGAAGACCCTGAGTTGTAA
- the hda gene encoding DnaA regulatory inactivator Hda: MKPIQLPLGVRLRDDATFINYYPGANAAALGYVERLCEADAGWTESLIYLWGKHGVGRTHLLQAACLRFEQMGEPAVYLPLAELMDRGIGIFDNLEQYELVCLDDLQAVAGKADWEEALFHLFNRLRDSGRRLLIAASTSPRELPVKLADLKSRLTLALIFQMRPLSDEDKLRALQLRASRRGLHLTDEVGHFILTRGTRSMSALFDLLEQLDQASLQAQRKLTIPFLKETLGW; encoded by the coding sequence ATGAAACCGATTCAGCTGCCCTTGGGTGTGCGTCTGCGTGATGACGCCACCTTTATCAATTACTACCCAGGCGCCAATGCCGCTGCACTCGGCTATGTCGAGCGGCTCTGCGAAGCCGACGCCGGGTGGACTGAAAGCCTGATCTATCTGTGGGGCAAGCACGGCGTGGGGCGCACCCACCTGTTGCAGGCAGCGTGCCTGCGTTTCGAGCAAATGGGTGAGCCTGCGGTGTACCTGCCGTTGGCCGAATTGATGGATCGCGGCATCGGCATCTTCGATAATCTCGAGCAATACGAATTGGTGTGCCTGGATGACCTGCAGGCGGTCGCCGGCAAGGCCGATTGGGAAGAAGCGCTGTTCCATCTGTTCAACCGCTTGCGTGACAGCGGTCGGCGCTTGTTGATTGCCGCCTCCACCTCGCCGCGGGAGTTGCCGGTCAAGCTGGCCGACCTCAAGTCGCGCCTGACCCTGGCGCTGATTTTTCAGATGCGCCCGCTGTCCGACGAAGACAAATTGCGTGCCCTGCAATTGCGTGCCTCCCGTCGCGGCCTGCACCTCACCGACGAGGTCGGGCACTTTATCCTCACCCGTGGCACGCGCAGCATGAGTGCGTTGTTCGATTTGCTCGAACAGCTCGATCAGGCCTCTTTGCAGGCCCAACGCAAGCTCACCATTCCCTTTCTCAAGGAAACCCTCGGCTGGTAG
- the relA gene encoding GTP diphosphokinase produces the protein MVQVRAHQPINTDGSINLEAWLDHAISVDPALDREALKAACEFARESEQQDNAAKNLWAEGTSSFRTGLEIAEILADLKLDQDSLIAAVLYRGVREGHIPLATVGQRFGSVVAKLIDGVLRMAAISASLSPRQSMVLGTQGQVENLRKMLVAMVDDVRVALIKLAERTCAIRAVKTADDEKRNRVAREVFDIYAPLAHRLGIGHIKWELEDLSFRYLEPDQYKQIATLLHERRLDRERFITDVMGQLRAELQATGVDADISGRAKHIYSIWRKMQRKGLAFSQIYDVRAVRVLVPEMRDCYTALGIVHTLWRHIPKEFDDYIANPKENGYRSLHTAVIGPEGKVLEVQIRTHAMHEEAELGVCAHWRYKGTDVKAGSNQYEEKISWLRQVLEWHEELGDIGGLAEQLRVDIEPDRVYIFTPDGHAIDLPKGATPLDFAYRVHTEIGHNCRGAKINGRIVPLNYSLQTGEQVEIITSKHGTPSRDWLNPNLGYITTSRARAKIVHWFKLQARDQNVAAGKTLLERELARLGLPQVDFDKLAEKANMKIAEDMFAALGAGDLRLAQLVNLAQQLVEPERGNEQLELIPRKATGYKPGKRGDIQIQGVGNLLTQIAGCCQPLPGDAIVGYITQGRGVSIHRQDCASVLQLGGREPERIIQVSWGPVPVLTYPVDIIIRAYDRSGLLRDVSQVLLNERINVLAVNTRSNKEDNTALMSLTIEIPGLDALGRLLGRISQLPNIIETRRNRTPS, from the coding sequence ATGGTACAGGTGAGAGCACACCAGCCGATCAACACTGACGGCAGTATCAATCTCGAGGCATGGCTGGATCATGCCATCAGTGTCGACCCGGCACTGGACCGTGAAGCCTTGAAAGCAGCCTGCGAGTTCGCTCGTGAGTCTGAGCAGCAAGACAACGCGGCGAAGAACCTGTGGGCCGAAGGCACTTCCAGCTTTCGCACCGGTCTGGAAATCGCCGAGATCCTCGCCGATCTCAAGCTGGACCAGGATTCGCTGATCGCCGCCGTGCTCTATCGCGGCGTGCGTGAGGGGCACATCCCGTTGGCCACGGTAGGCCAGCGATTCGGCTCCGTGGTGGCCAAGTTGATCGACGGCGTGCTGCGCATGGCCGCCATCAGCGCCAGCCTCAGCCCGCGCCAGTCCATGGTGCTGGGCACCCAGGGCCAAGTGGAGAACCTGCGCAAGATGCTGGTGGCGATGGTCGACGACGTGCGCGTCGCGCTGATCAAGCTGGCCGAGCGTACCTGTGCGATCCGTGCGGTGAAGACCGCCGATGACGAAAAGCGCAACCGCGTCGCCCGCGAAGTCTTCGATATCTACGCACCGCTGGCCCACCGCCTGGGCATTGGTCATATCAAGTGGGAGCTGGAGGACCTGTCCTTCCGCTACCTCGAGCCCGATCAATACAAACAGATCGCCACGTTGCTGCATGAGCGGCGGCTCGACCGCGAGCGCTTTATCACCGACGTGATGGGCCAGTTGCGCGCTGAACTGCAGGCCACCGGCGTCGACGCCGACATCAGTGGCCGCGCCAAGCATATCTATTCCATCTGGCGCAAAATGCAGCGCAAGGGCCTGGCCTTCAGCCAGATATACGATGTGCGCGCGGTGCGCGTGCTGGTGCCGGAAATGCGCGACTGCTACACCGCGCTGGGCATCGTCCACACCCTGTGGCGGCACATTCCCAAGGAATTCGACGACTACATCGCCAACCCCAAGGAAAACGGCTATCGCTCGCTGCACACGGCGGTGATCGGCCCCGAGGGCAAGGTGCTGGAAGTGCAGATTCGCACCCACGCCATGCACGAAGAGGCTGAGCTGGGCGTGTGTGCGCACTGGCGCTACAAGGGCACCGACGTCAAAGCCGGGTCCAACCAGTACGAAGAGAAAATCTCCTGGTTGCGCCAAGTGTTGGAATGGCACGAAGAACTCGGCGACATCGGCGGCCTGGCTGAACAGCTGCGGGTGGATATCGAGCCGGACCGGGTCTACATCTTCACCCCCGACGGCCACGCGATCGACTTGCCCAAGGGCGCCACGCCGCTGGACTTCGCCTACCGCGTGCACACCGAAATCGGCCACAACTGCCGGGGCGCCAAGATCAATGGGCGCATTGTGCCGCTCAACTACAGCCTGCAGACCGGTGAACAGGTCGAGATCATCACCAGCAAACACGGCACGCCAAGCCGTGACTGGCTGAACCCGAACCTGGGCTACATCACCACCTCGCGGGCGCGGGCAAAGATCGTGCACTGGTTCAAGTTGCAGGCGCGCGATCAGAACGTCGCCGCCGGCAAGACCCTGCTCGAGCGCGAATTGGCCCGCCTGGGCCTGCCTCAGGTGGACTTCGACAAGCTGGCCGAAAAGGCCAACATGAAGATCGCCGAAGACATGTTCGCAGCCCTCGGTGCCGGCGACCTGCGCCTGGCGCAGTTGGTCAACCTGGCCCAGCAACTGGTCGAGCCGGAGCGCGGCAATGAACAGCTGGAACTGATCCCGCGCAAAGCCACTGGCTACAAGCCCGGCAAGCGCGGCGATATACAGATCCAGGGGGTGGGCAACCTGCTGACGCAAATCGCCGGTTGCTGCCAGCCACTGCCGGGCGACGCGATCGTCGGCTACATCACTCAAGGCCGTGGCGTGAGCATTCACCGCCAGGATTGCGCCTCGGTGCTGCAACTGGGCGGACGTGAGCCGGAGCGGATCATCCAGGTCAGCTGGGGCCCGGTGCCGGTGCTCACCTACCCGGTGGACATCATCATCCGCGCCTACGATCGTTCCGGTTTGCTGCGTGACGTGTCGCAAGTGCTGCTCAACGAGCGGATCAACGTGCTGGCGGTCAACACCCGCTCGAACAAGGAGGACAACACCGCATTGATGTCCCTGACCATCGAGATCCCGGGGTTGGACGCGCTTGGGCGGCTGCTGGGGCGGATTTCCCAGTTGCCGAACATCATCGAGACCCGGCGTAATCGCACACCATCATGA
- a CDS encoding DUF2058 domain-containing protein gives MSLSLRDQLLKAGLVNQKQAKQVGKEKQKQQRLVHKGQAEADDTQARLAQQAHAEKVKRDQELNRQQQEKAEAKARTAQVKQLIETSRLPKLTTEDYYNFVDDKKVKRLSVNTLMRNKLSNGSLAIVHHGGGYEVIPREAALKIQERAPERIVQLNILTESQVPDEDDPYAAYQIPDDLMW, from the coding sequence ATGAGCCTTTCCCTTCGCGACCAGTTGCTCAAAGCAGGTCTGGTCAACCAAAAGCAGGCCAAGCAGGTCGGCAAAGAGAAACAAAAGCAGCAGCGTCTGGTCCACAAAGGCCAGGCCGAGGCGGATGACACCCAGGCGCGCCTGGCCCAGCAAGCGCACGCCGAGAAGGTCAAGCGTGACCAGGAGTTGAACCGCCAGCAGCAGGAAAAAGCCGAGGCCAAGGCCCGCACGGCCCAGGTCAAGCAACTGATCGAGACATCGCGCCTGCCCAAGCTGACCACCGAGGACTACTACAACTTCGTGGATGACAAGAAGGTCAAGCGCCTGTCGGTCAACACGCTGATGCGCAACAAGCTGAGCAACGGCTCCCTGGCGATCGTGCACCACGGTGGCGGTTACGAAGTGATTCCGCGCGAAGCGGCGTTGAAGATCCAGGAGCGCGCACCGGAGCGTATCGTGCAGCTCAATATCCTGACGGAAAGCCAGGTGCCGGATGAGGACGATCCGTACGCGGCCTACCAGATCCCGGATGACCTGATGTGGTAA